A window of the Ammoniphilus oxalaticus genome harbors these coding sequences:
- a CDS encoding phosphoadenylyl-sulfate reductase: MKETAVGLNVGELNKRFENQSAEQVLRWAHEKFGRELLLACSFGAEDVALVEMYSRSTITPQIFYLDTDKHFQETYDTRDQLTEKYGVRFIQVKPEISLDEQAERYGDRLWETDPNQCCFIRKVEPLQGVLRQAKAWITGIRRDQSHTRANAQRIEWDNQFGLFKINPLVSWTSTDVWNYIKDNQIPYNPLHDQNYPSIGCDVCTRPVQPGEDQRAGRWAGSMKTECGLHKGAKEGSD, encoded by the coding sequence TTGAAAGAAACTGCGGTTGGTTTAAATGTGGGCGAGCTAAATAAGCGCTTTGAAAATCAGTCAGCGGAACAGGTGTTGCGTTGGGCCCATGAAAAATTCGGAAGAGAGCTGTTGTTAGCATGCAGTTTTGGAGCGGAGGATGTAGCGCTCGTTGAGATGTACAGTCGCTCGACGATAACTCCACAAATTTTCTATTTAGACACCGATAAACATTTTCAAGAGACTTACGACACGAGGGATCAATTGACTGAAAAGTACGGTGTCCGCTTTATTCAAGTCAAGCCCGAAATAAGTTTAGATGAGCAGGCTGAGCGATATGGGGATCGACTGTGGGAAACCGATCCAAATCAGTGTTGTTTTATTCGCAAAGTTGAACCGTTGCAAGGCGTTTTGCGTCAAGCAAAAGCTTGGATAACAGGGATTCGTCGCGACCAATCGCATACAAGAGCAAATGCTCAACGAATTGAATGGGATAATCAGTTTGGTCTATTTAAAATAAATCCGCTCGTCTCTTGGACATCTACTGACGTGTGGAACTACATTAAAGACAATCAAATCCCGTATAATCCACTACATGATCAAAATTATCCAAGCATCGGCTGCGATGTTTGCACCCGACCTGTCCAGCCAGGAGAGGATCAACGAGCGGGCAGATGGGCCGGCTCTATGAAAACAGAATGTGGATTGCACAAAGGCGCGAAGGAGGGTTCGGATTGA
- the sat gene encoding sulfate adenylyltransferase, producing MITPHGGLLVNQLMTEAEKNRLQAERLPTVTLDAWAYADIQCIGIGAFSPLTGFMNEADYESVVSNMKLADGTIWSLPITLAVSEEEAARVRLGERIALCCAEGVARAVMRVESVYRPNKRIEAQQVYKTTEIAHPGVQKLYERGAFYLGGPISIVEEPRGGPFNADYYTPRQARAFFHKQGWKTIVGFQTRNPIHRAHEYIQKTALEMVDGLFLHPLVGETKADDVPAQVRMDSYKTLLKHYYPQERVLMGVFPAAMRYAGPREAVFHALVRKNYGCSHFIVGRDHAGVGDYYGTYEAQEIFNQFNAEQLGISLLFFENSFYCNRCSGMASYKTCPHSSSEHVVLSGTKVRKMLREGIKPPAEFSRPEVADILIDALRSRDS from the coding sequence TTGATCACTCCACACGGGGGCTTACTTGTTAACCAATTGATGACAGAAGCCGAGAAAAACAGGCTGCAAGCAGAAAGACTACCGACTGTGACGCTTGATGCATGGGCATACGCGGATATTCAGTGCATCGGCATTGGCGCCTTTTCGCCTTTGACTGGTTTTATGAATGAAGCGGACTATGAATCTGTAGTATCTAACATGAAACTAGCGGATGGGACGATTTGGAGTCTGCCGATCACGCTGGCTGTTTCTGAGGAGGAGGCTGCGCGTGTCCGATTAGGCGAACGAATCGCTTTGTGTTGCGCAGAAGGGGTGGCTCGCGCCGTGATGCGGGTCGAAAGTGTTTATAGGCCGAATAAAAGGATTGAAGCCCAACAAGTGTATAAAACAACAGAGATCGCCCATCCTGGCGTTCAAAAGCTGTATGAACGAGGCGCGTTTTATTTAGGCGGACCGATCTCAATTGTGGAGGAACCGCGTGGCGGCCCTTTTAACGCCGACTATTATACTCCTAGACAAGCGAGAGCCTTTTTTCATAAGCAAGGATGGAAAACGATTGTAGGTTTTCAAACGAGGAACCCGATTCATCGAGCTCATGAATACATTCAAAAGACGGCTCTAGAGATGGTGGACGGTTTGTTTTTACATCCCCTCGTAGGGGAAACGAAAGCGGACGATGTGCCCGCGCAAGTCAGAATGGATAGTTACAAGACATTGTTGAAACATTATTATCCACAGGAACGGGTGTTAATGGGTGTGTTTCCAGCTGCAATGCGTTACGCGGGTCCAAGGGAAGCTGTTTTTCATGCCCTTGTCAGGAAGAACTACGGTTGCAGTCACTTTATCGTTGGCAGGGACCATGCGGGAGTTGGAGATTACTACGGGACATACGAAGCGCAAGAAATATTTAATCAATTTAACGCGGAGCAATTAGGGATTTCATTACTGTTTTTTGAAAATAGTTTCTATTGTAACCGTTGTTCGGGCATGGCCTCTTATAAAACATGTCCGCATTCGTCAAGCGAGCATGTCGTCTTATCAGGAACGAAAGTGAGAAAAATGTTAAGAGAGGGGATCAAGCCTCCCGCTGAATTCTCCAGACCTGAAGTGGCGGATATTTTAATTGATGCATTACGCTCACGGGACAGTTAA
- the ilvB gene encoding biosynthetic-type acetolactate synthase large subunit gives MSRDSALVAGKPEVPPIVQGEVISGADALLRCLLLEEVEFIFGYPGGAVLPIYDSIYGSHLQHVLTRHEQGAIHAADGYARATGKPGVVIATSGPGATNLVTGIATAQMDSIPMVVITGNVSQDMIGTDAFQEADITGITLPITKHNFFVRSAEELPRVMKEAFYIATTGRPGPVLVDIPKDVNIALSPFYYPETVSLRGYNPTVRPNKMQVERLIKAISEAEKPVIIAGGGVIASGAEKELLEFAEKTQIPVVCTFMGLGGFPGTHPLAVGWPGMHGNYASNQALMQCDLLIGIGNRFDDRITMGRTKEFAPNAKIVHIDIDPAEIGKNVDTFIPIVGDVKLSLEAALPKAQPAKSKEWIEQIDAWQEEYPFAYQQNGKLKPQAVIEMFYETTNGDAIVTTDVGQHQMWVTQYYKFNQPRSLISSGGLGTMGFGLPAAMGAQLAFPDRTVISVNGDGGFQMNSQELAILSGMNIPVKVVIINNKSLGMVRQWQELFYENRLSEIDLTHSPDFVKLAEAYGVKGLRAETDEEAQQVWAEALAHDGPVVVEFVIDKNENVYPMVASGSTLDEMVMGDEK, from the coding sequence ATGAGCAGAGATTCGGCTTTGGTTGCTGGCAAACCAGAGGTGCCACCGATCGTTCAAGGTGAAGTAATATCAGGTGCGGATGCTTTGCTAAGATGTTTGCTTTTAGAAGAGGTTGAGTTTATATTCGGATACCCTGGAGGGGCAGTTCTTCCGATTTATGACTCGATTTATGGCAGCCATCTTCAGCACGTTTTAACAAGACACGAGCAAGGAGCAATCCATGCGGCAGACGGATATGCTCGAGCGACTGGCAAACCGGGCGTCGTTATCGCCACTTCAGGACCTGGCGCGACAAACTTAGTGACAGGGATTGCCACAGCTCAAATGGACTCCATCCCTATGGTCGTTATCACTGGTAACGTTTCGCAAGATATGATCGGAACAGACGCTTTCCAAGAAGCGGACATCACAGGAATTACGTTGCCGATCACGAAGCATAACTTCTTCGTGCGTAGCGCGGAAGAACTACCGCGTGTCATGAAGGAAGCTTTCTACATTGCGACGACAGGCAGACCAGGACCGGTGCTTGTTGATATCCCGAAGGATGTAAACATTGCTTTATCACCGTTTTATTATCCTGAAACAGTGAGCTTGCGTGGATATAACCCAACGGTTCGACCGAACAAAATGCAGGTTGAGCGTTTGATCAAGGCCATTTCTGAAGCTGAGAAACCTGTCATTATTGCAGGAGGCGGTGTCATTGCCTCAGGGGCCGAGAAAGAGCTGTTAGAATTTGCTGAAAAAACACAGATCCCAGTGGTTTGCACGTTTATGGGGTTAGGTGGATTTCCTGGAACGCATCCATTAGCTGTTGGTTGGCCAGGAATGCACGGTAACTATGCCTCGAACCAAGCCTTGATGCAATGTGACTTATTAATTGGAATTGGAAATCGATTCGATGACCGGATTACGATGGGTCGAACGAAAGAATTTGCTCCAAATGCAAAGATTGTTCATATTGATATCGATCCTGCCGAAATTGGCAAGAATGTGGACACCTTCATTCCTATCGTTGGCGATGTGAAATTGTCGCTTGAGGCGGCTTTGCCGAAAGCGCAACCAGCCAAGAGCAAGGAATGGATTGAACAGATCGACGCTTGGCAAGAAGAATATCCTTTTGCTTATCAACAAAATGGAAAATTAAAGCCGCAAGCTGTTATTGAAATGTTTTACGAGACAACAAACGGCGATGCGATTGTGACGACGGATGTTGGGCAACACCAAATGTGGGTGACCCAATATTACAAGTTTAATCAACCGCGTTCACTCATCTCCTCAGGTGGATTGGGCACGATGGGCTTTGGATTGCCAGCGGCGATGGGCGCTCAGTTAGCTTTCCCTGATCGGACTGTTATTTCCGTCAATGGTGATGGCGGGTTCCAGATGAACTCGCAGGAACTAGCGATTTTATCGGGTATGAACATCCCAGTGAAAGTCGTGATCATCAATAATAAGAGTCTCGGTATGGTTAGACAGTGGCAAGAATTGTTCTATGAGAACCGCTTGAGTGAAATTGATTTAACGCATAGTCCTGACTTCGTGAAATTAGCGGAAGCGTATGGTGTTAAAGGATTGCGAGCGGAAACAGACGAGGAAGCTCAACAAGTTTGGGCGGAGGCGTTGGCGCATGATGGACCTGTTGTCGTTGAATTTGTTATCGATAAGAATGAGAATGTCTATCCAATGGTTGCGTCAGGCTCTACTTTAGATGAGATGGTAATGGGGGATGAGAAATAA